From one Trifolium pratense cultivar HEN17-A07 linkage group LG1, ARS_RC_1.1, whole genome shotgun sequence genomic stretch:
- the LOC123908503 gene encoding uncharacterized protein LOC123908503: protein MLYISPNFKIIFRYIHRLCIENNTTNVYGILEPTFLNIVGDAGKKSDQRISQSKCKKYIQHKLQNEKKECQLLPFNHVGHWQLIILCPKINTVVVICSLHWKLNPIMEKIVSSVFTVDQMANGNRKNNTVWLYPQARKQYNSNDCGYYVMKNMLDIVTAKITDSWMEVFNDPKELTAEEMYELRLRWSTYFLELLEG from the exons atgttatatatctctcctaactttaaaattatattcaggTACATTCATCGTTTATGCATTGAAAACAACACCACAAATGTATATGGAATTTTGGAACCAACTTTTCTGAACATTGTTGGTGATGCTGGGAAAAAAAGTGATCagagaatatctcaaagtaAATGCAAGAAATACATCCAGCATAAGttacaaaatgaaaagaaagagtgtCAATTATTACCATTTAACCATGT AGGACATTGGCAGTTGATAATACTTTGTCCAAAGATAAATACCGTGGTTGTTATTTGTTCACTACATTGGAAACTTAATCCAATAATGGagaaaattgtttcaag TGTTTTTACGGTTGATCAAATGGCGAATGGCAATAGAAAGAACAATACCGTATGGCTTTATCCACAA gcgaggaaacaatataattcaaatgacTGTGGATactatgtaatgaaaaatatgttggacaTTGTCACTGCTAAGATAACTGATTCTTGGATGgag GTATTTAATGACCCAAAAGAGTTAACAGCTGAGGAGATGTATGAATTGCGATTACGTTGGTCAACATATTTTTTGGAGTTATTGGAGGGTTAA